From the genome of Lutzomyia longipalpis isolate SR_M1_2022 chromosome 2, ASM2433408v1, one region includes:
- the LOC129789282 gene encoding MAP kinase-activating death domain protein isoform X3, whose protein sequence is MADIQRQFLCPRLIDYLAIVGARVSSVSRAGNSSDPPVQIPELLRRYPPTDHADFPLPLDMVYFCQPEGCVSVGPRRTGSAIRDASSFVFMLTDKDSGKTRYGICVNFYRPVEKVVPTNTAAITGSRRGRNSALRRESWRKSIERSSDSAFSSDHRSSNVAPSDSDRDCPSRRDSDPPQHSRLSVTHPGTGDSESGGSHSPSPRASRRRAKVRNHSLTSLCLLSHHPFFSTFRECLFILKKLIDACNESSSPRRVGASKQIGRDNVWTVLTGQVTESTPSIVIHDVKEIETWILRLLSAPVPVPGSTRVEVEVLSNSVHEPLLFALPDHTRFKLVDFPLHLPLELLGVDTCLKVLTLILLENKVLFQSRDYNALSMSVMAFVTMIYPLEYMFPVIPLLPTCMSCAEQLLLAPTPFVIGIPASFLLYKKNFSLPDDIWLVDLDSNKLVSTGACGDDLPPLPEPEGTILKNHLKQAMQLMDQAGSGALSSMSTSAVANQPLLPSIRDSLATPPALGVSSIMPQDPNTAGSTNSSQRNSFSAPGSHTPRQASPIAPPIINPFIYVSDVDSVDVATRVAMVRFFNSQNTLANFTEHTRTLRLYPRPVVAFQINSFLRSRPRASGFLGKFARTQAVEFLAEWSLTPSNVAFLRVHTGVLDPCQVGDKPKWFAHTLTAIRFSVWDDGSSLNGALRSLQQMENQPTDESGSDSEGAESTSSSYSSLSDFVSEMVSSDLSPSLHDVYGGHYHQHHNPQTMSSNLDHKLIYRPPSKLQYPPGMEPIQDVHVRPDSPQSSSSSRSDLSSPSFNRDSEFEFPGKVKTDTLVAKEKEEGGSFENESDSNSTTTPRTIVSGQNTSKESLIDSERRGAAAKLSRNIISSPISPVLARQPSSGSGSQSPPIHPPPLGSSGSGRQASQGSLFEQFASQAKELVRETTRQSSQDGLLAHVDKLKSQTKEKIAEDDRKMILAPLEQLTLHAKKAAGEASKQALEASKQAAGVSKTTLDDLTYVGKSTFGDLTKTAKEAAAKKGLMKNTGEMQPLPQPTPAPISPASSIVSTQGNNMIAGTGRDFFSSFSSEINSITSSTSTMFSGLFGKNEKHNTQKGNAAAQQSGKPKEKSLPFDSFPGRKALVERTPLIKHSGPRQTQEEIQRQQNAEKASSNSENQAFLKDLMNQVLAGEGVGWLKLNRLKKLMEDESYRMLVLGKINKTLDRKIAPDDHIDDVCIPKPVYRGMQKCLQAIAHGLDHTYSNFGLGGMASVFQMMEIAHTHFWSKELTESGGDLSASLLSSQSVSPMGSRENLQSPVGEGEWTGVQAGSRKNSAVAPLEATRRLSEHDPQAHAEAQQSTTEIFKDMLTQKRNLLLSKLTSFDSDGTVHGSSGALSVASDAPMLLQAGGGLIPSISCRSTVSDTEYENNPKQTGVKDKNRSSSIWSGKSTLSAGFRYTGGQLLTSSSPSPDAPRVYLFECLLGKERLNLWDQMQFWEDAFLDAVSQERDMIGMDQGPGEMMERYKSLSDSERKRLEHDEDRLLSTMLYNLTAVLVMLNVHKEEIKRKVRRLLGKSHIGLVYSQEVNNLLDQISNLNGNDIDLKPLGSRLLHRHSFSVQQGVDSTGPLRFMEVRDDGLVLRSVTGTIVERWWYERLVNMTYSPKTKVLCLWRRNGGQTQLHKYHTRKCKELYNCIKEAMERGGPPESLPELGGEFPVQDMTTGEGGLLQVCLEGVGLLFANSKDFEFFVRLDHIRKCFTQKGGIFILEEYNPKTRQIIQRKYKSSMADQICYSVLCVFSYVAAGQDQKKNPALLANLTQQQQTVVMPQQQKQQVSQQNKQPVSQQKPQTQPPKAQSAKEVQKAPPIKSPQPQAQNTKGQQIAIKPLAPPQKPILTTTAVQPQVESTSPKYSSPPPSISPPKPKSPPQRPPSLPSRILSQSSIQSEPPSNKTTPKVPQIPPRVQSQGSVGMRGPPPAIPPRTNQAPPPLVRAGTVQQSSTGASRPLMRQASATSIPPQCTPQPPPPFVIPQRHSSRANLMGRQTSMGGSPGGGSPQMPRRH, encoded by the exons ATGGCAGATATTCAGCGACAATTTCTTTGTCCACGTTTAATAGATTATTTGGCAATTGTTGGGGCACGCGTGAGTTCTGTCTCACGTGCCGGAAATTCATCTGATCCACCAGTACAG ATTCCAGAGCTTCTTCGGCGGTATCCGCCAACAGATCATGCCGATTTTCCGTTACCACTCGATATGGTATATTTTTGCCAACCCGAGGGATGCGTAAGCGTTGGACCTCGAAGAACTGGGTCAGCTATAAGGGATGCATCCTCATTTGTGTTTATGCTAACAGACAAGGACTCAGGAAAGACAAGATATGGAAtctgtgtgaatttttatagACCTGTTGAAAAAGTCGTTCCCACAAATACGGCTGCCATCACAGGAAGTAGACGTGGGAGGAATTCTGCTTTACGACGTGAATCATGGCGAAAATCCATTGAGCGGAGCTCAGATTCTGCTTTTTCAAG CGATCATAGGAGTAGCAATGTTGCTCCTAGTGATTCTGATCGAGACTGTCCAAGTCGTCGTGATTCCGATCCGCCTCAGCATTCACGTCTTAGTGTAACTCATCCTGGCACAGGTGACTCTGAATCTGGTGGAAGTCACTCACCATCACCTAGGGCCAGCCGCAGAAGAGCTAAAGTCCGAAACCATTCTCTCACGTCTCTTTGTTTGCTGTCTCATCATCCCTTCTTCAGTACCTTCCGCGAGTGTCTTTTTATCTTGAAGAAACTTATAGATGCATGTAATGAATCTTCAAGTCCACGTCGTGTGGGTGCATCTAAACAAATTGGCAG ggATAATGTGTGGACCGTACTTACCGGTCAGGTGACAGAATCCACACCATCTATTGTGATACACGATGTGAAGGAAATTGAGACCTGGATACTGCGTCTTCTATCGGCTCCGGTACCAGTACCAGGCTCTACTCGAGTTGAAGTAGAGGTCCTTTCAAATAGTGTTCATGAGCCTCTTTTGTTTGCTCTACCAGACCATACACGATTTAAGCTTGTGGATTTTCCACTTCATCTGCCGTTAGAACTACTCGGAGTTGACACATGCCTTAAAGTTCTAACATTGATCCTACTAGAGAATAAGGTTCTCTTTCAATCACGGGATTACAATGCACTTTCAATGAGTGTAATGGCATTTGTTACAATGATCTATCCACTTGAGTATATGTTTCCGGTAATACCACTTCTTCCTACATGCATGAGTTGCGCTGAGCAACTCCTTCTGGCACCTACACCATTTGTCATTGGTATTCCGGCATCATTTcttctttataaaaagaactttag CCTTCCGGATGATATTTGGCTTGTCGATTTGGATTCTAATAAATTGGTATCAACTGGAGCTTGTGGTGATGATCTGCCACCACTTCCTGAACCAGAAGGAACTATtctcaaaaatcatttaaaacaa GCTATGCAACTGATGGATCAAGCTGGATCTGGT GCATTGAGCTCAATGTCAACCAGTGCTGTGGCAAATCAACCACTTCTGCCATCAATAAGGGATAGTCTAGCGACACCACCAGCACTCGG ggTTTCATCGATTATGCCACAGGACCCAAATACAGCGGGTTCAACAAATAGTAGccagagaaattctttttctgctCCTGGAAGTCATACCCCACGCCAAGCGTCCCCAATTGCTCCACCCATAATTAATCCATTTATCTATGTAAGCGATGTGGATTCCGTAGATGTAGCTACACGGGTGGCGATGGTGCGATTCTTTAACTCCCAAAATACCTTAGCTAACTTTACTGAGCACACGAGGACCCTGCGATTGTACCCACGTCCCGTCGTAGCTTTTCAGATTAATAGCTTTCTCAGATCAAGGCCTAGAGCATCTGGGTTCTTAGGAAAATTTGCTCGAACACAGGCAGTGGAGTTCCTGGCAGAGTGGTCACTTACGCCAAGCAATGTGGCATTCCTGCGCGTCCACACTGGTGTCCTGGATCCCTGTCAAGTAGGGGATAAGCCAAAGTGGTTTGCTCACACACTTACAGCTATTCGATTTTCGGTGTGGGACGACGGGAGCTCTCTCAACGGCGCCCTTAGGAGTCTTCAGCAAATGGAGAATCAACCAACGGATGAGAGTGGATCAGATTCAGAGGGAGCCGAAAGTACGAGTTCTTCATATTCTTCTCTAAGTGATTTTGTTTCTGAAATGGTCTCTTCAGATTTATCACCTAGTCTGCATGATGTTTATGGGGGTCATTATCATCAGCATCACAATCCACAAACCATGTCATCAAACTTGGATCACAAGTTAATCTATAGGCCGCCAAGTAAATTACAGTATCCACCCGGGATGGAACCAATACAAGATGTTCATGTACGACCGGACTCCCCGCAGTCGTCGTCATCAAGCAGATCGGATCTGAGTTCACCGAGTTTCAATCGCGATTCCGAATTCGAATTTCCTGGAAAGGTAAAGACCGATACTTTGgtggcaaaagaaaaagaggagGGAGGCAGCTTTGAGAATGAATCTGACTCAAATTCGACAACAACTCCTAGAACTATAGTATCAGGGCAAAACACATCAAAAGAAAGCCTTATTGATTCGGAAAGGCGTGGTGCCGCTGCAAAATTATCCAGGAATATC ATTTCATCTCCCATAAGTCCAGTTTTGGCACGTCAACCTAGTTCTGGTTCAGGATCTCAAAGTCCTCCAATTCACCCACCACCATTAGGTTCAAGTGGATCAGGACGCCAGGCAAGCCAGGGATCTCTATTTGAGCAATTCGCTTCCCAAGCAAAAGAATTAGTTCGTGAAACGACACGCCAGAGCAGTCAAGACGGTCTTTTGGCGCATGTAGATAAA CTGAAGAGTCAAacaaaggagaaaattgcagaagatGATAGAAAAATGATATTAGCTCCACTAGAACAG TTGACTTTGCATGCAAAAAAGGCCGCTGGAGAGGCCTCTAAACAGGCACTTGAGGCCTCGAAGCAAGCTGCTGGGGTGAGCAAAACAACTCTAGATGATCTGACATACGTGGGAAAATCCACTTTTGGAGATCTCACGAAGACAGCTAAGGAGGCAGCTGCTAAAAAGGGTTTAATGAAGAACACCGGGGAAATGCAACCTCTGCCTCAGCCCACGCCAGCTCCTATATCTCCGGCATCATCCATCGTTAGTACTCAAGGGAATAATATGATAGCTGGAACagggagagattttttttcgtcgtTCAGCAGTGAAATTAACAGCATAACGTCTTCCACATCGACCATGTTTTCAGGATTATTTGGCAAAAATG AGAAACACAATACTCAGAAGGGTAATGCAGCAGCACAGCAGAGTGGAAAaccgaaagaaaaatccttgcCATTTGATTCATTTCCCGGGCGGAAAGCTCTGGTTGAGCGTACACCCCTTATAAAGCATTCTGGACCACGGCAGACACAGGAAGAAATTCAGCGACAGCAGAATGCAGAGAAGGCATCTAGTAATTCTGAAAATCAAGCTTTTCTCAAAGAT CTTATGAATCAAGTATTGGCCGGTGAAGGAGTTGGTTGGTTGAAACTCAATCGTCTCAAAAAACTCATGGAAGATGAGTCGTACAGAATGCTTGTGCtagggaaaatcaataagacATTGGACAGAAAAATAGCACCGGATGATCACATTGATGATGTG tgcatCCCAAAGCCAGTATATCGTGGCATGCAAAAGTGCCTCCAAGCCATAGCTCATGGGCTAGATCATACATATTCGAATTTTGGCTTAGGAGGAATGGCTTCGGTGTTTCAAATGATGGAAATTGCTCATACACACTTTTGGAGTAAAGAATTAACGGAAAGTGGTGGTGATTTATCTGCAAGTCTCCTCTCAAGTCAATCCGTCAGTCCGATGGGTAGTCGCGAGAACCTTCAATCACCCGTTGGAGAAGGTGAATGGACCGGGGTACAGGCTGGTTCTAGGAAAAATTCCGCAGTTGCTCCACTTGAAGCAACGAGGCGCCTCTCGGAGCATGATCCGCAGGCACATGCTGAAGCTCAGCAATCAACAACGGAGATATTTAAGGACATGCTTACGCAGAAGAGAAATTTGCTTCTTAGCAAACTAACATCATTCGATTCTGAT GGCACTGTGCATGGGTCATCTGGGGCCCTCTCAGTGGCCAGTGATGCTCCAATGTTGCTGCAAGCTGGAGGGGGCCTCATACCGTCGATTTCATGTCGGTCAACCGTATCAGATACAGAATACGAAAAT AATCCAAAACAAACTGGTGTGAAGGATAAAAATCGCTCTAGTAGTATATGGTCCGGAAAATCAACTCTTAGTGCAGGATTTCGGTATACAGGAGGGCAACTACTAACCTCCAGTTCACCATCTCCAGACGCTCCaagagtttatttatttgagtGTCTTCTCGGGAAGGAGAGACTGAATTTGTGGGATCAAATGCAATTTTGGGAGGATGCATTTCTTGATGCTGTAAGTCAGGAGCGCGACATGATTGGAATGGATCAAGGTCCGGGAGAAATGATGGAGAGATATAAATCTCTTAGTGATTCTGAACGGAAGCGGTTGGAACATGACGAAGATCGTCTTCTATCGACTATGTTGTATAATTTAACAGCAGTTTTGGTTATGCTGAATGTgcataaagaagaaattaaacgAAAAGTCAGACGTTTACTTGGAAAGAGTCACATTGGTTTGGTTTATTCCCAGGAAGTTAATAATCTGCTCGATCAAATTTCCAATTTa AACGGAAATGACATTGATTTAAAACCTTTGGGATCTAGGCTTTTGCATCGACACAGCTTTTCAGTGCAACAGGGTGTTGATTCCACAGGTCCGTTGCGTTTCATGGAAGTTCGTGATGACGGACTTGTTCTTAGGTCAGTTACAGGAACAATCGTTGAGAGATGGTGGTATGAGAGATTGGTGAATATGACATATTCGCCGAAAACTAAAGTCCTATGCCTATGGAGGCGCAATGGTGGTCAAACGCAACTCCATAAATACCACACTAGAAAG TGCAAGGAGCTATATAATTGCATTAAAGAAGCAATGGAGCGTGGTGGACCACCAGAGTCTCTTCCAGAACTGGGTGGAGAATTTCCAGTACAAGATATGACAACTGGAGAAGGAGGTTTGCTACAGGTGTGCCTTGAAGGTGTTGGTCTTCTCTTCGCCAACAGCAAG GACTTTGAG tttttcgtACGTTTGGACCATATTCGCAAGTGCTTCACCCAAAAAGGTGGAATATTTATTCTCGAAGAATATA ACCCAAAAACACGCCAAATCATTCAACGCAAGTACAAATCATCAATG GCTGACCAAATATGCTATTCTGTACTTTGTGTATTCTCCTATGTTGCTGCTGGGCAAGATCAGAAGAAAAATCCGGCTCTTCTTGCTAATTTaacgcagcagcagcagacGGTTGTTATGCCTCAACAGCAAAAGCAACAAGTATCTCAGCAGAATAAGCAACCAGTTTCTCAGCAAAAGCCACAGACTCAACCTCCTAAAGCTCAATCCGCAAAGGAAGTACAGAAAGCACCACCAATTAAGAGTCCGCAACCACAGGCACAGAATACTAAGGGGCAGCAGATAGCAATAAAACCCTTGGCACCACCCCAGAAACCCATTCTCACTACAACTGCAGTCCAACCGCAAGTGGAGTCAACATCACCCAAGTATTCATCTCCACCACCATCGATATCACCGCCAAAGCCAAAGAGTCCCCCACAGCGTCCACCAAGTCTTCCATCGCGTATCCTTAGTCAGTCATCGATACAGAGTGAACCCCCATCTAATAAAACCACACCAAAAGTTCCCCAAATTCCACCTAGAGTTCAATCTCAGGGATCTGTGGGAATGCGTGGTCCTCCCCCTGCAATTCCGCCACGTACCAATCAAGCTCCACCGCCACTTGTACGCGCTGGAACTGTGCAGCAGTCTAGCACTGGTGCTAGTCGTCCTCTGATGCGCCAAGCGTCTGCTACCTCAATTCCACCGCAATGTACACCTCAACCTCCGCCACCTTTCGTTATTCCCCAACGACATTCCTCCCGGGCGAATTTAATGGGACGGCAAACCTCTATGGGTGGTAGTCCTGGCGGAGGTTCACCGCAAATGCCAAGAAGACACTGA